From the genome of Spirochaetota bacterium:
AGTGATATCGATTTTTATATGGCAGATGTTCAGGCACCTGCACTTTTTGATATTAGTGTTTCCGCAGTAAAAGGTGTGAATATAGCTTTTACTCTATGGAAGGCAACTGAAGATGGTATTGAGCCATTAAAATATGTTGACGATATGCGTAAATCTGCACCTGAACGCCTACGTGGCTTTAAGGTTGTCAGAGGTAGGTATTATATATCAGTTTCTCATGGTGATAAGGATCCGCGCATTAAAAATACTGAAAATTCATATTCATTGCTTGTGACACAGGAAGATCCTGAAAGTTTTGAGTCAGAGCCCAATGATACAATATTGTCTGCAAATCCTATACAGATTGGTGTTCCTATGCGTGGGTACTATTCCCCTGCTTTCAATAAAGCCAATACCAATGCAGTTAATCCCAACCGCGAAGAAGACTGGTTTACGTTCTATGTTGACGAAGCCCCGGTGGTGTGTGATATTGAGGTTGCTGGTGTTACCGGCATAGAAGCGCAGCTTGATATTGTTGATGCGCAGGGTAATGTGTTATTTTCTTCAAATCCACAGGGGCAGGGAGTCAGCCAAATAGCAAAAGGCATAGGATTGCCAGTTGTAGGTAATTATTATATAATGGTTGCAGCAAGAAATTATGCTGCAAATAATGAAACACCATATAGCCTCATCGTCACTACTCGAAGCTATGACAACACTACCGAGATTGAACCAAACAACATTATGCCGTCATCCACACAAGTTGTGAATGATACCATCATGGGCAGAATATATCCTGATGGGGACGTTGATTACTATAAATATGGTGGCGATAGCTCCGACACAACATTTTATCGTGTTGAAGTAACACCACCAATGACACTAGACGTATTATTTTCAATTTACAATGCCAAAGGCGAGGAACTCTATGTGATAAATAACGATGGTACCGGCCACAAAGAATTACACCCAAATTGTTATATCAGTGCGCCATTTTACGTAAAGGTGTGGGCAAAACGCGGCCAGCTTGACATGGACAATAGTTATTCACTGGCGATAGCTCCTGTAACTATTCCTAACCTTATTGATATTGAGCCAAATGATACAAAAGAACAGGCAAACACCTCACAGGGGAACACAATAACAGGATATATATCCAAAAAAGCCGATACTGATTATTATCTTTTGCATTACAAAGGGCGACAGAAAAAATATTTTATGATAAAAGCGCCTGAAAAAATTCCTGTTTCATTTTCAGTAACTGATTCTTTGGGGTATATCCTGCAAACAGTAAAAATTAAAGCAGGGCAATCTGCAACAATAAATGAAATAATTGACAGCAAGGGGTATTGTATAGTAAAGCCATTGAATGATGCCTATGATGGTATATATTCAATAGAGATAAAGGATAAGCCATGAAGATAAATAGATATTTTATTGTACTGATGGTTCTTATTAGTACTATTACGATTTCCTGTAAATCAGTTCCGCAGTATCAAGAACCGGTTGAACCTGTTATTGCTCCTGTTGAGGTCAGTATTAATTTTAGATTCATTGCATATGATACGGGTATCACCAACCCTGATGATGACAAACGGTGCTATTACCGAGTATTTATTGATAAAATTGATGCTGGGAGGACAACCATAGGACTTGAATCACAGAAAAAGTATTTTGAAGCAAAGCTATCGCCCAACACTCACCTTCTTGTAATAGAAAAGTGGACACTTGATGAGCGTGAAGGTGAATATAAAAAAGTAAATAATATATTGCAGCCTAAACCCAATTATTTTTATTTTGAAACCAAAACATCAGAAGTAACTGAAGTAACAATGGTTAATGATAAAAGAACAAATGCAGCGCAGTATTCAGTGAGTATGCGTTAATAAAAAAATGTTTTTAAATAGAAAACTCAGATAGTTGAAAGTGCCAGCAGATATTATTAGACTAGTGAACAATGCATAATACTACATTTTACTTTTGGGATACAAATGTTTTTATATGCTTATAAAATTTGTAGGCATATTCAAAACTCGTTGGTAGTTTTAAAAATTACCTATAAAAAGCATTACATGAATTTTTATATGAACACGGAGAAGGTATCCTTAAAAAATTATTAATTATTTTTAATTCTATACCATTGCAGTATTGTGTGATATGAATAAATATTTGACATTCATTATAGGGTTATCAAAATCAAAGTTGTTAGAAAGATAATACTTTGGGAGGATGTTATGAATATTGAAACAACTACATGTATATCTCTAGAACATTTAGAGTTGCTTAAATTTTACGCCAGAACATATAATATGTCATTACGTACATTTATCTCAACAATGATAAGCTTTGCAGCTCAGTGGGAAAAGGTTAGTGTAAAATCGTTTAAACAAATCTCATATAGGAAAAAAGGGAGTAGTTGGAAACGCTTGCATTTAGTGTTGTATGAGGATGAATATGAGTTTTTTATGGATGTGAAGAAGGTGTGGAAGATGTCTTTAGCAAAGATAATTGCATTTTGTTTGGATAATGTACTTGATGAATTTTTGAAAATTCTTGATGTGATTGGCGATGATGATTATACCGATAACTATCGATATACTGGCTATACATTTAGCGTTTTTAGGGAAGAAGGTATTGTGTGTTGCCAATTCTATTGGGGACCACATCCGGAAATAATAAAAAAAGCAAAAATATTAGGACATCTATAATATACATAAGAAAGGAAAATAATAAAATTATGTTCTCCTTTTCAAAAACGGATGCGTTAGACTTAAATCCTTTTGAAATCTGCTCAATCCGCCCTCCTACAGAAAATTTAAGCTTAACGTTCAGGCTAACTCGAAACTGCTACTGGAACAAATGTGCATTCTGCCCAGTGTATAAATGCGGCGCAAAATTTTCACGCCGAACGGTTGATGAGGTTATTGAGGATGTGCAGCGGGCAAAACGCATTGATGATTTTTTGTTTGAGCATGGCATTGGATATCCAGTGTATTCAGAAGCTGATTTCTATAAATTGCAGGGTATTGTGCAGGATGTACAACGCCAGCGATGGGAAGCAGGGATAGTTGATGTAGCAAGTGTTGACACTAGTGATGAAAAAAGTCCCATGAATGTTGATGACGAACGTATGCAGTGGTTTATGCAGTGGTTTGTGGAAAAGCCAACATTGGCACAATGCTTTGAACATATTGTACAGTGGCGCATCGGTGGGAGCAAAACCTGCTTCCTTGGTGATGCAGATGGACTGATAGTACATGCAAATGACTATGAAAAGCTACTATCGATCATAAAACAAAATTTTCCAACATTGGAACGCTTTACCATTTATGGGCGCACTAAAACTGCACGTAAAAAAGATTTTAAAGAGCTTTCTTGTATTCAAAAAGCAGGTATTAACAGAGTGCATTTTGGCCTTGAAAGCGGCAGCGATGAGGTTTTAAAGCTTGTAAATAAAGGCGAAGATTCTCGCGATCACGTTGAGGGATGTATCAAAGCTAAAGATGCAGGTTTGTCTGTTTCTGTATATATTATGCCGGGATTGGGCGGCAGACGTTTAAGCCACACACATGCTCACCAAACCGCGCGAGTTATTAATGCCATCAAACCTGAATATGTACGTTTACGCACGCTTTCAGTATTTCCCTATACACCACTTTCTGATATGGTTAAAAGTGGTCAATTTGAACTATGCACAGATGATGAGATAGTTGATGAAATTGAAATGCTGATAACACAAATAGAAGTTCCAGTAATGCTGTATAGCGATAGCGCAACGAATCTATTGCCGTTACATGGACAATTACCGCATGAAAAAGATCAACTACTGAGTATCATTGGTGAGTATAAATCTAAGGATTATGCCGAACGTCTGCAGTATCGGTTGCGCGCACGATTGGAATCTTTTGTTGGGCAGTATGGACGTTTAACTGATGACATTGATGAACTTTTACAACCACTTATCAAGGGCAATCGGCTTGCAATAGATAATACGGAATATGCTGAGAATGTCATTACTGCAATTTATAATAAGCTTATGCCGTAACTAGTCAAATCCCAACTAACTTCAATCACAATAAAAAAGCTGCTCATAGGTGAGCAGCTTTGTAAATTACATTGTATAACATAATATATTATTTTGCTTGTTGTTGTGGTGCTTGCGGTGCTTGTTGCTGCGGAGCCTGTGTTTGTGTATTCAGCTCTTTTCGTAGCAATTCCATGTTTTTCTCAATTTTCTTTTCGTCGCGGAGTGTATCAACAAGCTCTTTTATTTTCATATTAAGTTTCTGTTGAAAAATCTGCTGCTTTATATACAGCTCAGCCTGGTCCACTGGTACACCTTTGAAACGCGCACGCTGCTGATTGTAGATCTGTTCAACTTCCTGGGGTGTAATAGTTATCTCGTTTTTGAATTTTTCCCGAATGTAGTATTGTACCACAAGGCCTTCTTTTGAAATATCTAACAAGGTATTCAATTCCTCGTTTTTCATAATGCCATCATCAATAGCTTTTTTGTATACAAGCCGCTGCTGGATCATCTGCTCCAGAAAATTATTTTTATTAAGGAGAGGATTTCGTTCCAGCTGTGCAGGGTCCTGTGCCAATTTATCAATTTCTTCTTTAGGTAGGTTATAAATGCTTTTCATCTGTGCATAGTAATATGCATTCAATTCGTTGTCGGTAATTTCATCGTTGTCAATCTTTGCAATCCACTTGCCACCATATTTATTGCCGCATGAAATTGCAAATGCCAGGATTGCAACAGCAATTACTGAATAAAAAATCTTTGTTTTCATAGTATCCATCCTTTTACTGTAATGAAAATTAAAAAAATATACCTCCGGAGGGAGGGGATTGTTGCTTACTTTTTGTGAAAATAAAAGTTTTACGATTGATAATAGATTACAGTAATTGTTGCAACAATTTTTTTATCTCTTCAAGTTTTTTTTCTGGTGGCATAACGCCTGTTACAAAATTAACTATCTCCCTGTCATACCTGTCTATTGACAAACGTTTGTCTTTTTGGATGAGTGCAATCAATTTTTTAATGTCAAGTTTTGCTTCTTTCGTGATTCGTAATTTAACAAGTTTGGTATCTTCCATAATTTCATCAATATACAACTGTGATGCCAGCGTTCGCACCTCTTCCATAGCAATAAAAGACTGTACCTCTTTAGGAGGTGGACCAAACCTGTCAATCATTTCAGCTGTAAGTTCAGTGAGTTCCTGCAGTGTCTCGCAGGCTTCGTATCGTTTGTAAAATTCTATCTTCTGTTTTTCATCATTGATGTAGGTATCGGGGATGAAAATGTCAGTTTTGATATATACAGGGGTCCTGAATATACGGACTGGCTTTTCTCCTTTGAGCTTTCGCACCGCATCCTCTAACATTTGGCAGTACAGGTCAAAACCCACATCCATGATATTGCCCGACTGCTCCTTGCCTAAAATATTGCCCGATCCTCTTATTTCCATATCTTTCATTGCAATTTTAAAACCGCTACCAATTTCGGTATACTCAGCAATCACCTGAAGCCGCTTCTGGGCATCTTCAGTTATTTGTGCATCTTTTGGATAAAAGAGGTATGCATACGCCTGTCTGTCCGAACGGCCAACGCGTCCTTTCAACTGGTACAGCTGCGAAAGTCCAAAAGTATCGGCCCTGTTAACTATAATAGTATTGACATTAGGCATATCAAGTCCCGACTCTATAATAGATGTTGACACCAGCACATCGTATTTTCCGTTGATAAAATCAATCATAACCTCTTCAAGTTCGTGCTCGTGCATCCTGCCATGTGCCACGCAAAACGTTGCTTCCGGCACAAGCTTTTCTAGATACTGTGCCTGCTCATAGATGGTACTGATACGGTTATGTACGTAGAATACCTGACCTTTACGCTCTATCTCCTTCAAAATAGCCATGCGCACAATGTCAGGATTGTCTTCATTTACCAGCGTTTCAATAGATTGGCGATTTTCCGGTGGCGTTGCAATAATTGACAGGTCACGTATGCCGGCAAGTGCCATGTGCAGCGTGCGGGGAATAGGAGTTGCCGAAAGCGTAAGCACATCCACCAGTAAGCGTAATTTTTTCAAATGCTCCTTATGTTTTACACCAAAGCGTTGTTCTTCATCTATTACTACCAAACCTAAATTTTTAAATTGCACGTCTTTTGCAAGCAAAGCGTGCGTTCCAATTATAATGTCAATAGTACCTGCCTTAAGACGTTCTTTTATTGACTTCATTTGCTGATGAGTTTTAAAACGCGATAGCATCTCGATAGTTACTGGATAATCAACAAAGCGTTTTGTAAATGTGTTATAATGCTGCATGGCAAGCACTGTGGTAGGTACAAGTACTGCAACCTGTTTCCCTGCCATTACTGCTTTAAATGCTGCACGGATTGCAACCTCAGTTTTTCCAAAACCAACATCACCACATATCAGGCGGTCCATGGGTTGTGGTTTTTCCATATCATCTTTGACATCTTCAATGGCGGTAATCTGGTCAGGTGTTTCTTCGTATTCAAACTTTGACTCAAACTCTTCTTGCCACATTGTATCAGGTGGGTATTGAAATCCTTTCAGCGCTTTACGCTGTGAATATATCTTTAATAAATCCTGTGCAATTTCCTCTACTGATTGCTGTACACGCTCTTTAATGCGGTTCCATGCAGATTTTTTACCCAATGCGTCAATCCGGGGTTGTCTTCCATCCAGGCCAACGTAGCGCTGTACCATGTTTATCTGATCAAGTGAAACGTATAGCTTATCACCTTCTGCGTACTCTATGACTAA
Proteins encoded in this window:
- a CDS encoding SurA N-terminal domain-containing protein: MKTKIFYSVIAVAILAFAISCGNKYGGKWIAKIDNDEITDNELNAYYYAQMKSIYNLPKEEIDKLAQDPAQLERNPLLNKNNFLEQMIQQRLVYKKAIDDGIMKNEELNTLLDISKEGLVVQYYIREKFKNEITITPQEVEQIYNQQRARFKGVPVDQAELYIKQQIFQQKLNMKIKELVDTLRDEKKIEKNMELLRKELNTQTQAPQQQAPQAPQQQAK
- a CDS encoding radical SAM protein, whose translation is MFSFSKTDALDLNPFEICSIRPPTENLSLTFRLTRNCYWNKCAFCPVYKCGAKFSRRTVDEVIEDVQRAKRIDDFLFEHGIGYPVYSEADFYKLQGIVQDVQRQRWEAGIVDVASVDTSDEKSPMNVDDERMQWFMQWFVEKPTLAQCFEHIVQWRIGGSKTCFLGDADGLIVHANDYEKLLSIIKQNFPTLERFTIYGRTKTARKKDFKELSCIQKAGINRVHFGLESGSDEVLKLVNKGEDSRDHVEGCIKAKDAGLSVSVYIMPGLGGRRLSHTHAHQTARVINAIKPEYVRLRTLSVFPYTPLSDMVKSGQFELCTDDEIVDEIEMLITQIEVPVMLYSDSATNLLPLHGQLPHEKDQLLSIIGEYKSKDYAERLQYRLRARLESFVGQYGRLTDDIDELLQPLIKGNRLAIDNTEYAENVITAIYNKLMP
- the mfd gene encoding transcription-repair coupling factor, which produces MILKELTCAFAKGNEFQQLAASGAKAFSIEGIHISSFPFIVATAFNTFSQQTIVVTVDYHAMNRFVADIATFVNDDVVFPFPALEVLPYEYVNPSSSIERDRITALYQLLSGKPVIVIATIESLLRVIPHKEFFLKKGIHINKGHEYPFEVVIETLVQYGYERETRVDRYGQFSVKGGIIDIYLPNAANPVRLDFFGDTCESIRYFDPMTQVSLEETNTITIYPRREILLLQSEKEKLQKALEGGDSSLNRLALESLHKANIPGIYDIFPLAIEATTLISFAHNPHIFLCDPTQLKAKLSELERTYHQLYHHKKETTLCVPAQQLLRSDSYQQIEKQGITLHPFTTDSQRVWHLKSIPSFQGRIQDVRNECTKRIEEGWHIIVSTSFEGQARRLYDLFNEFHPSDQFTTYNPKKHFSIVISNLHEGIEIESIKTLIITDHEIFGKSYRKKKHFKQKYSKPIDTFLELSPGDYVVHINHGIGIFKAIERMSAGGVERDFLVIEYAEGDKLYVSLDQINMVQRYVGLDGRQPRIDALGKKSAWNRIKERVQQSVEEIAQDLLKIYSQRKALKGFQYPPDTMWQEEFESKFEYEETPDQITAIEDVKDDMEKPQPMDRLICGDVGFGKTEVAIRAAFKAVMAGKQVAVLVPTTVLAMQHYNTFTKRFVDYPVTIEMLSRFKTHQQMKSIKERLKAGTIDIIIGTHALLAKDVQFKNLGLVVIDEEQRFGVKHKEHLKKLRLLVDVLTLSATPIPRTLHMALAGIRDLSIIATPPENRQSIETLVNEDNPDIVRMAILKEIERKGQVFYVHNRISTIYEQAQYLEKLVPEATFCVAHGRMHEHELEEVMIDFINGKYDVLVSTSIIESGLDMPNVNTIIVNRADTFGLSQLYQLKGRVGRSDRQAYAYLFYPKDAQITEDAQKRLQVIAEYTEIGSGFKIAMKDMEIRGSGNILGKEQSGNIMDVGFDLYCQMLEDAVRKLKGEKPVRIFRTPVYIKTDIFIPDTYINDEKQKIEFYKRYEACETLQELTELTAEMIDRFGPPPKEVQSFIAMEEVRTLASQLYIDEIMEDTKLVKLRITKEAKLDIKKLIALIQKDKRLSIDRYDREIVNFVTGVMPPEKKLEEIKKLLQQLL